The window GATCGCTAGGCTCACTTGGGCCTGTCGATCGCGCAGGAACCGATCGCACTGTTGCAGGCGATCGACCGCAGTGGTGAATTGATCAAAAGCTTGATCCAAATCCAAGTCGCCCGTTTCCAGTTGCCGCACGATCGTTTCCACCTCGGCCATGGCCGTTTCGTAATGCCAATCGGGGGCGGTTTCAGGAGGGCTGGGTTGGG is drawn from Limnothrix sp. FACHB-406 and contains these coding sequences:
- the xseB gene encoding exodeoxyribonuclease VII small subunit, translated to MPRAKAQPSPPETAPDWHYETAMAEVETIVRQLETGDLDLDQAFDQFTTAVDRLQQCDRFLRDRQAQVSLAIETLDHLDLE